TCATATCGGACCTCCTTTTTTCGCCGACAGAAGTGCCGGCGGTGTTCGGTACCAAACCGGTTTACGAAGCCTCCGGCCCGTGAAACGCGCCTTCTTCCGCCGGGTACGGCGCGCGGGCACTGACGCTTTCTTAGTAGCAGGAGACGTGCCATTGACGACCGAAAACGAGACGGGACTCCTCAAGCCATTCCGGATCAATAAATAGCGGAATCCCGGCGGGGACGGCGCCCGGGAGCGTGAACCGGGACGATGTCGCGATATGCAACAACTGGACCGAACTGCGTGCTCTCTGCTCCCCCCAACGGGGGGCGGCGGGAGTCTTTCGCTTCGATTTGCCTTTTATCCGGCGCGGGTCTCTCCTATACTTTCAGCGGGGAGCCGGTGGGGGGAAAAACACCCTTTCGCCGAACGCAGCTCGAGTAATCCGTCCGCCGAACCGAATCCCCCGGGCGAAGTGTATTTTCCCGTGCGGGGGACGAGAGCGAGCTCGATCGACATGCCCTACAACATACTGCTGGTCGACGACGACAAGGATTTCTGCGGGGAGTTCCGGGAGTTTTTCAGCGGATACCGGGTGATCACGGCCGCCGACGGCGAGGAAGCTCTGGCGATCCTGAAAAAACCGCACGAGATCGACCTGGTCATCCTGGACGTGAACCTCCCCGGCCTCCACGGCATCCAGGTCCTGAAGCGGATCAAGCAGTCTTCCCCCTCCCCTCACGTCGTCATCCTCACCGGTTACGGCTCCAAGAACATCGTGATCGGGGCCCTCAAGGGGGAAGCCGACGATTACCTGGAGAAGCCGCTGGACGCGGAAAAAACCAAGCTCATCATCGAAAACCTTCGCCGCGCCGCCGGCGGGAAGAGGAACCTCGATTCCGAGGATATGGCCGGCAAGATCGAACGGATCAAACTCTTTCTGAAAAGGAACCGGCATAAAAAAGTAACCCTCGACGACGTGGCCGGGCTGGTTTGCCTGAGCCCGAAATACGTCAGCCGCGTATTCAGAGAGACGACCGGAGAAGGTTTCAACGAGTACAAGCTCCGCCTCAAGATCGAACAGGCCCGGGAGTGGCTGCGGGATTCCGGCCACAACGTCGCCTCCATCGCTTACTCGCTCGGCTACCTGAATCCGGAATCGTTCATCCGGATCTTCAAAAAAAACACGGGCATGACTCCCTCCGATTATCGGAACCGGGCCGGACGGACGAAACAAGCTCGGGGAAACCGTCCGAAGCGATGAGCGAACCGAGAAAAAAGGGAGAAACGACGCCGCGGGGAAAAATCTCCGCGAGGTCCGGGCGGCGCACCCGCGAGGGGAACCGGGCCCGCGACCGGCGCCGCGGGCCCGCGGCCCCCGGAACCGTCCCGGGGCAGAACGCGGATTTTTTCGAAAAAGCCCCCGTCGGCTATTTCATCCTGACCGGAAGGGGCCGCGTCTCCCGCTGCAATTCCCACGGACTGGAACTGCTGGGCCGGGTGCGGGAGGAAGTCCGGGGGAAAGCGTTGGCCTCGTTTCTGCCGAAACGGGATCGCGGCCGGTGGAACGCCCACCTGGAACGCGTCCTAAGTGCGGGACGGGGAGAACCGGTCGAGTTCCAACTCGACCCCCTTCCCGGAGAAAACTCTTCCCGTTGGATCGTGTTCAGGACCGAAAAACTGGAAGACGGGGGCAAGGAGGTCCTCTGCAGCACCGCCGCCGATATCACCGAACGCAAGCTCAGGGAAGATCATCTGGGACGCCAGCGCAGCCTGCTCGAAAGCGTGATGCGGACCACCGACGTCATGCTGGTCTATCTCGACCTCGATTTCAATTTCTCCTGGGTCAACGAGGCGTACGCTCGAACCTGCCGGTTGCGGCCGGAGGAGATGGTGGGGAAAAACCATTTCGCCCTCTACCCCGATAAGGAGAACGAGGCGATCTTCCGCCGGGTCCGCGACACCGGGGAAGGCGTTTTCTACAAAAACAAGCCCTTCGTCTTCCCCGATCAGCCCGAACGGGGGACCACGTACTGGGATTGGAGCCTGACGCCGGTCAAGAATTCCGGCGGCGAGGTCGGCGGCCTGGTCTTCTCCCTGCGCGAAACCACCCGATACGTACGGGCCCAGGAAAAACTGCGGGCCACCGTCGCCCGCCTGAAACTGGCGCAGACCTCGGCCGGGGCCGGGGTGTGGAACTGGGATATTCCCACCGGAACCCTGGAATGGTCGGAGGAACTTTTTCGGCTCTTCGGCCTGGCCTCGAGCGGCACCGGCGCCGACTTCGCTACCTGGAGGAGCGTGCTCCATCCTGACGACCGCCGGCGGGCGGAAGATCGCATCCGCCGGGCCATCGCCCGGCGAACCCCTCTCTCCAGCCAGTACCGGATCGTGCTTCCCTCGGGGGAAGTGCGCTGGAT
This genomic window from bacterium contains:
- a CDS encoding response regulator, encoding MPYNILLVDDDKDFCGEFREFFSGYRVITAADGEEALAILKKPHEIDLVILDVNLPGLHGIQVLKRIKQSSPSPHVVILTGYGSKNIVIGALKGEADDYLEKPLDAEKTKLIIENLRRAAGGKRNLDSEDMAGKIERIKLFLKRNRHKKVTLDDVAGLVCLSPKYVSRVFRETTGEGFNEYKLRLKIEQAREWLRDSGHNVASIAYSLGYLNPESFIRIFKKNTGMTPSDYRNRAGRTKQARGNRPKR